Proteins from a single region of Bradyrhizobium diazoefficiens:
- a CDS encoding cytochrome P450 has translation MNADAKELAANFDLAKLTREFYDDPYPTYRALRDNEPVKRLPGGTVFLTRYDDLVTTYKNTKSFSSDKKREFAPKYGDTPLYEHHTTSLVFNDPPAHTRVRRLIMGALSPRAIAGMEGDIVKLVDGLLDDIAAKGDFELIDDFAASIPIEVIGNLLDVPHDERAPLRDWSLAILGALEPVVSPETAARGNAAVKDFLAYLETLVARRRQQPGNPDRDVLTRLIQGEDNGERLTEKELLHNCIFLLNAGHETTTNLIGNGLVALHRNPDQKQRLIVNPDLIKTAVEEILRYESSNQLGNRMTTERIELGGVMLEAGTSVTLCIGAANRDSAQFPDPERFDVARTPNRHLAFATGAHQCAGMALARLEGAVAIARFLARFPNYALSGQPVRGGRARFRGFLSVPCAIG, from the coding sequence ATGAACGCAGATGCGAAAGAATTGGCGGCCAATTTCGATCTGGCGAAGCTGACGCGCGAATTCTACGACGATCCCTACCCGACCTATCGTGCATTGCGGGATAACGAGCCGGTCAAGCGGCTGCCTGGAGGCACCGTGTTCCTGACGCGCTACGACGACCTCGTCACCACCTACAAGAACACGAAGTCGTTCAGCTCGGACAAGAAGCGCGAGTTCGCGCCGAAATATGGCGACACGCCGCTCTACGAGCATCACACGACGAGCCTCGTCTTCAACGATCCGCCCGCGCACACCCGGGTGCGGCGGCTGATCATGGGCGCGCTGTCGCCGCGCGCGATCGCAGGGATGGAGGGCGATATCGTCAAGCTGGTCGACGGCCTGCTCGACGATATCGCCGCAAAGGGAGATTTCGAGCTGATCGACGATTTTGCCGCCTCGATCCCGATCGAGGTGATCGGCAATTTGCTCGACGTGCCCCATGACGAGCGCGCGCCGCTACGCGACTGGTCGCTGGCGATCCTTGGCGCGCTCGAGCCGGTCGTATCGCCCGAGACCGCCGCGCGCGGCAACGCGGCGGTCAAGGACTTCCTGGCCTATCTCGAGACGCTGGTCGCGCGCCGGCGCCAACAGCCGGGCAATCCCGACCGCGACGTGCTGACGCGACTGATCCAGGGTGAGGACAACGGCGAGCGGCTGACCGAGAAGGAGCTGCTGCACAACTGCATCTTCCTGCTCAATGCCGGCCACGAAACGACGACCAATCTGATCGGCAACGGCCTCGTCGCGCTACATCGGAATCCAGACCAGAAGCAGCGGCTGATCGTCAATCCGGATCTGATCAAGACCGCCGTCGAGGAGATCCTGCGCTACGAAAGCTCGAACCAGCTCGGCAACCGCATGACCACGGAGCGGATCGAACTCGGCGGCGTCATGCTCGAGGCCGGCACGTCGGTGACGCTGTGCATTGGAGCTGCCAACCGCGATTCCGCGCAGTTTCCCGACCCCGAACGCTTCGACGTCGCGCGCACGCCGAACCGGCATCTTGCCTTTGCCACCGGTGCGCATCAATGCGCCGGCATGGCGCTGGCGCGGCTGGAAGGCGCCGTTGCGATCGCGCGTTTCCTGGCGCGCTTCCCGAACTACGCCCTGAGCGGTCAGCCGGTGCGCGGCGGACGGGCGCGGTTCCGCGGCTTTTTGAGCGTGCCCTGCGCGATCGGGTGA
- the rocD gene encoding ornithine--oxo-acid transaminase, with product MNSSVIDFLATEARFGTRNYEPIGVVLSRGEGVWVWDTEGNRYLDCLSAYSAVSQGHCHPKILAAMVEQTHRLTLTSRAFHNDQLAPFYEEIAALTGSHKVLPMNSGAEAVESAIKSVRKWGYEVKGVPDGQAEIIVCADNFHGRTLGIVGFSTDPETRKHFGPFAPGFRIIPFGDTAALEAAITPNTVAFLVEPIQGEAGVIIPPAGYFAKVRELCTANNVMLVLDEIQTGLGRTGKLLAEQHEGIEADVTLLGKALSGGFYPVSAVLSNNDVLGTLRPGQHGSTFGGNPLACAVARAALRVLVEEGMIENAAKQGARFLEGLKDIRANTIREVRGRGLMLAVELHPEAGRARRYCEALQGKGILAKDTHERTIRIAPPLVITSDQVDWALERLATTLTQDFS from the coding sequence ATGAACTCCTCGGTCATTGATTTCCTCGCAACAGAAGCACGCTTTGGCACCCGTAATTACGAGCCGATCGGGGTCGTCCTGTCGCGTGGCGAAGGTGTCTGGGTCTGGGATACCGAAGGCAATCGTTATCTCGATTGCCTCTCCGCCTATTCGGCGGTCAGCCAGGGCCACTGCCACCCCAAGATCCTGGCGGCGATGGTCGAACAGACACACAGGCTGACGCTCACCTCGCGCGCCTTCCACAATGACCAGCTCGCCCCGTTCTACGAAGAGATCGCGGCGCTCACCGGCTCCCACAAGGTGCTGCCGATGAACAGCGGCGCCGAGGCGGTCGAAAGTGCGATCAAGTCCGTGCGCAAATGGGGCTATGAGGTGAAGGGCGTGCCGGACGGTCAGGCCGAGATCATCGTCTGCGCCGATAATTTCCACGGACGCACGCTGGGCATCGTCGGCTTTTCAACCGATCCCGAGACCCGCAAACATTTCGGGCCGTTCGCGCCGGGCTTCAGGATCATCCCTTTCGGCGACACTGCTGCGCTGGAAGCAGCGATCACGCCGAACACCGTCGCCTTTCTGGTCGAGCCGATCCAGGGCGAAGCCGGTGTGATCATTCCTCCAGCCGGTTATTTCGCGAAGGTGCGGGAGCTCTGCACCGCCAACAACGTGATGCTGGTGCTGGATGAGATCCAGACCGGGCTCGGCCGCACCGGCAAGCTGCTCGCCGAACAGCACGAGGGAATCGAGGCGGACGTGACGCTACTCGGCAAGGCGTTGTCCGGCGGCTTCTATCCGGTGTCGGCCGTGCTCTCGAACAACGACGTGCTCGGGACATTGAGGCCCGGGCAACATGGCTCAACCTTCGGCGGCAACCCGCTTGCCTGCGCGGTGGCGCGGGCGGCGTTGCGCGTGCTGGTCGAGGAAGGCATGATCGAGAACGCAGCCAAGCAGGGCGCGCGCTTTCTGGAAGGCTTGAAAGACATTCGTGCCAACACGATCCGCGAAGTGCGCGGGCGCGGCTTGATGCTCGCGGTCGAGCTGCATCCTGAGGCCGGGCGCGCACGCCGCTACTGCGAGGCACTCCAGGGCAAAGGCATCCTCGCCAAGGATACCCATGAGCGCACGATCCGGATCGCCCCGCCGCTGGTGATTACCAGTGATCAGGTCGACTGGGCGCTGGAGCGGCTCGCCACCACCCTGACGCAGGATTTCTCTTGA
- a CDS encoding phosphonopyruvate decarboxylase, whose protein sequence is MHARADAADTAPTWPDDIFATLQRFDVRQVPYVPDAGHSKLIQRVLDSSTMHGIPLTTEEEGVALLAGAWTGGQRGVLLMQSSGVGNCINMLSLIPILRFPFLTLVTMRGEWGEFNPWQVPMGSTTQGVFELSGVKVLRASNAAEVLAVLEAAAAQAYNALTPTAVLLSQRLIGAKVFTK, encoded by the coding sequence ATGCACGCCCGCGCTGATGCTGCCGACACGGCCCCGACTTGGCCGGACGATATTTTCGCGACATTGCAACGCTTCGACGTCCGGCAGGTGCCTTACGTCCCGGATGCCGGGCATTCGAAGCTGATCCAGCGCGTGCTGGACTCATCGACGATGCACGGCATTCCGCTGACGACGGAGGAGGAGGGCGTGGCCCTGCTTGCGGGCGCGTGGACCGGCGGCCAGCGCGGCGTCTTGCTGATGCAGTCGAGCGGCGTCGGCAATTGCATCAACATGCTGTCGCTGATCCCGATCCTGCGCTTTCCGTTCCTCACGCTCGTGACCATGCGCGGCGAGTGGGGCGAGTTCAATCCGTGGCAGGTGCCGATGGGGTCGACCACGCAGGGCGTGTTTGAGCTTTCCGGGGTGAAGGTGCTACGCGCCTCGAACGCGGCCGAAGTGCTGGCGGTGCTGGAGGCGGCCGCGGCGCAAGCCTACAACGCGCTCACGCCCACCGCCGTCCTGCTGTCGCAGCGCCTGATCGGCGCCAAGGTCTTTACCAAATGA